In Oryza brachyantha chromosome 2, ObraRS2, whole genome shotgun sequence, a single window of DNA contains:
- the LOC102715453 gene encoding ATP-dependent RNA helicase DEAH13, translating to MEDSNALILPCKRKNKAQGKAKDGKKIKEDPKMSKTKLKKLQKLEEEKQKKLLQAKSIEILRKHKISDDAYSLLHASGSIGQAETLKERRRRAVQFSKAGFDVPEELSLFKKDGDKIVPENSESSEEISPQKFVDSAKSEDTLRQCKNDINSDATNPVKCKLITDVGLSNQEPKTEVADDVPNMLANQIIQSSIPSYSGKEIDVQDKEPGHEECIVQECFNPPIVVPVSRPHDVEKTRRDLPIIMMEQEMMEAIYENSVVILCGETGCGKTTQVPQFLYEAGFGTSNRADRKGIIGITQPRRVAVLATARRVSYELGLKLGKEVGFQVRHDKMVGSKCSIKFMTDGILLREVQSDFLLKRYSVIILDEAHERSLNTDILIGMLSRIIKIRKSLYIEQQEKIHCGLSIDPEEKISQLKVVLMSATLQLKDFISNRRLFDVIPPAIKVPVRQFPVTVHFSKSTHDDYLGQAYKKVMSIHKRLPPGGILVFVTGQREVDYLCKKLQRASKQQTDKKTENVEGDGNGLSPEVDEREISEAYDIDIDESDHQDDMFCSYDEDESNAGPSVDSSDIEMEPEMDTDSEDDDSVSYETTEEDGPVLAFLKGAEGSSVLKASFKAISRVSGEPESIDIPSDSAILEESIHAPFSKCTEPRPVSLGKLRVLPLYAMLPASQQLRVFQDIPDGERLVVVATNVAETSLTIPGIKYVVDTGKQKVKNYNHATGMATYEIQWISKASASQRSGRAGRTGPGHCYRLYSAAAYGKDELFPEFSEPEIKKIPVDGVVLMLKFMDINKVANFPFPTPPDKESLVEAERCLEVLEALDSKGTLTPMGRAMAQYPMSPRHSRLLLTIIKILKSQQGFSRSNFILGYAAAAASALSFTNPFLMQNEFSGESKDNPESEDKDQQERKRQKKLKAMVREAHAKFSNPSSDALTISRALQLFELSESPVEFCRVNSLHLKTMEEMSKLRKQLLRLIFHHSKSCEEFSWKLGGFEDVEEAWRYESDKKPMQLNEEELLGQGICAGWADRVAKRIRAFSGSSKDDRKVRAVHYQSCALNDTVYLHRSSYVAQIAPEFVVYSELVHTKRSYMHGVTGVKPGWILKYASSLCTFSAPLEDPKPYYDPQKDQVYCYVSPIFSRHNWQLPLHSLPIKDDTSRLQVFACALLKGDVLPCLKVIQKFLALSPSVLLGPVSQRRVGDLLNRMKIGSKLIDSRTALRDKWKVNPDFLYPEIKAWFQDKFHGQFGAIWEQMHQEVVLEGDELFPKRYKKVKANQF from the exons ATGGAGGACAGCAATGCGTTGATTTTGCCGTGCAAGAGGAAGAACAAGGCTCAAGGGAAAGCCAAG GATGGTAAGAAAATCAAGGAAGACCCGAAAATGAGTAAGACTAAGCTAAAAAAGTTGCAGAAATTGGAG GAGGAAAAGCAAAAGAAGCTGCTGCAAGCTAAAAGCATTGAGATTTTACG GAAGCACAAGATTTCAGATGATGCATATTCTCTGCTGCATGCTTCGGGGAGTATTGGACAA GCTGAGACTTTGAAAGAAAGACGTAGGCGTGCCGTGCAGTTCTCCAAGGCTGGTTTCGATGTCCCTGAAGAACTCTCTCTATTCAAGAAAGACGGCGATAAAATAGTTCCTGAAAACAGTGAGTCCTCAGAGGAAATTTCCCCGCAGAAGTTTGTTGATTCAGCAAAAAGTGAGGATACTCTCAGGCAGTGTAAAAATGACATAAATAGTGATGCAACGAATCCTGTGAAATGCAAACTGATTACGGATGTTGGACTGAGCAATCAAGAACCAAAaactgaagttgctgatgatGTTCCGAACATGTTGGCAAATCAGATAATTCAATCATCTATTCCAAGTTATTCTGGTAAAGAGATAGATGTGCAG GATAAAGAGCCAGGACATGAAGAGTGTATTGTACAAGAGTGCTTCAATCCTCCAATTGTTGTACCTGTGTCAAGGCCACATGACGTTGAGAAAACAAGGAGGGATCTCCCAATAATAATGATGGAGCAGGAAATGATGGAAGCTATCTATGAAAATTCTGTGGTAATTTTATGTGGAGAAACAGGCTGTGGTAAAACTACTCAAGTTCCACAG TTCTTGTATGAAGCTGGCTTTGGCACAAGTAATCGGGCTGACAGAAAAGGAATAATTGGTATCACTCAACCACGACGTGTAGCTGTACTTGCCACAGCTAGGAGGGTGTCCTATGAGCTAGGTCTTAAGCTAGGAAAGGAGGTCGGTTTTCAGGTTAGGCATGATAAAATGGTAGGAAGTAAATGCTCGATCAAGTTTATGACGGACGGCATTTTGCTTCGAGAGGTCCAG AGTGACTTTCTGCTGAAGCGCTATTCTGTAATCATCTTGGATGAGGCGCATGAAAGGAGCTTGAACACAGATATACTTATTGGGATGCTATCCAGAATTATAAAGATCCGCAAG TCTTTGTACATAGAGCAACaggaaaaaatacattgtgGTTTGAGCATTGATCCAGAAGAAAAGATTAGTCAGTTGAAAGTGGTGCTAATGAGTGCTACCTTGCAATTGAAGGACTTTATTTCAAACAGAAGATTGTTTGATGTGATCCCACCAGCTATAAAGGTACCTGTACGGCAATTCCCAGTAACAGTTCACTTCTCAAAGAGTACACATGACGATTATTTAGGGCAAGCTTATAAAAAGGTTATGTCCATCCACAAGAGACTTCCACCAGGTGGAATTCTTGTGTTTGTTACTGGGCAACGAGAAGTCGATTACTTGTGTAAGAAATTGCAAAGAGCATCCAAGCAGCAAACTGACAAGAAGACTGAAAATGTTGAGGGAGATGGGAATGGTTTGAGCCCAGAAGTAGACGAGAGGGAGATCAGTGAAGCATATGATATTGATATAGATGAGTCTGATCACCAAGATGACATGTTTTGCTCATACGATGAAGATGAGAGTAATGCTGGGCCAAGTGTAGATTCTTCTGATATTGAAATGGAACCTGAGATGGATACCGACAGTGAGGATGATGATTCTGTTTCTTATGAGACCACAGAAGAGGATGGGCCAGTATTAGCATTTTTGAAAGGTGCTGAGGGTTCATCTGTATTGAAGGCATCATTTAAGGCTATATCAAGAGTGTCAGGAGAACCAGAAAGCATCGATATACCAAGTGATTCTGCAATTTTAGAAGAGTCAATTCATGCTCCTTTTAGTAAATGCACAGAACCTAGGCCTGTTTCACTTGGTAAACTTCGTGTGTTACCACTTTATGCAATGTTACCAGCTTCACAGCAGCTTCGAGTGTTTCAGGATATTCCTGACGGTGAAAGATTAGTTGTTGTTGCAACAAATGTTGCAGAAACCTCTTTAACAATTCCTGGCATAAAATATGTAGTTGATACTGGGAAACAAAAAGTTAAGAACTACAACCATGCTACTGGGATGGCAACTTATGAAATCCAGTGGATAAGCAAGGCATCTGCATCCCAGCGTTCTGGGAGAGCTGGAAGAACAGGGCCTGGGCACTGTTATCGTCTCTACTCGGCTGCAGCATATGGTAAAGATGAATTATTTCCTGAGTTCTCTGAGCCTGAGATTAAGAAAATTCCAGTCGATGGTGTTGTGCTTATGCTCAAGTTTATGGATATTAATAAG GTGGCAAACTTTCCTTTCCCTACACCTCCTGACAAGGAAAGTTTGGTTGAAGCTGAGCGTTGCTTGGAAGTATTGGAAGCGCTTGATAGCAAGGGCACACTTACACCAATGGGGAGGGCTATGGCACAATACCCCATGAGCCCACGACATTCTCGCCTTCTTCTGaccataattaaaattttgaaaagtcAGCAAGGCTTTTCCAGATCTAATTTCATATTGGGAtatgcagcagctgctgcatcTGCTTTGAGTTTTACAAATCCTTTTCTCATGCAGAATGAATTTAGTGGTGAATCAAAAGATAACCCTGAATCCGAAGATAAGGATCAACAGGAAAGGAAGAGACAGAAGAAGCTCAAAGCAATGGTTAGAGAGGCCCATGCAAAATTTTCCAATCCTAGCAGTGATGCTTTAACCATTTCCCGTGCCTTGCAGTTGTTTGAATTGTCAGAAAGCCCAGTGGAATTTTGCAGAGTCAACTCACTTCATCTCAAAACAATGGAAGAAATGTCAAAATTGAGGAAGCAACTTCTTCGATTAATATTTCACCATAGCAAATCTTGTGAAGAATTTTCTTGGAAACTTGGGGGTTTTGAAGATGTAGAAGAGGCCTGGAGGTATGAGTCTGATAAAAAACCAATGCAATTGAATGAAGAGGAGCTTCTAGGACAAGGAATATGTGCTGGGTGGGCTGATAGGGTTGCAAAGAGGATTCGTGCCTTTTCTGGATCATCTAAAGATGATAGAAAGGTTCGGGCTGTTCATTATCAGTCTTGTGCTCTCAATGATACAGTATATCTACACCGATCATCTTATGTTGCCCAAATCGCACCAGAATTTGTAGTTTACTCGGAACTAGTTCATACAAAGAGATCATACATGCATGGTGTAACCGGTGTCAAGCCAGGATGGATTTTGAAATATGCTAGTTCTCTTTGTACCTTCTCTGCACCATTGGAAGATCCAAAACCTTATTACGATCCTCAAAAGGATCAAGTCTACTGTTACGTTAGCCCCATCTTTTCTCGACATAATTGGCAGCTTCCGTTGCATAGTCTACCTATAAAAGATGACACCAGTCGATTGCAGGTATTTGCATGTGCTTTGCTTAAAGGAGATGTCTTGCCATGTCTTAAGGTCATTCAGAAGTTCCTGGCACTGTCACCATCTGTTCTCCTGGGACCTGTTAGCCAAAGAAGAGTTGGGGATCTTCTTAACAGGATGAAGATAGGTTCAAAGTTAATAGATAGCCGGACAGCACTAAGAGATAAGTGGAAAGTTAATCCAGATTTTCTTTATCCTGAGATCAAAGCGTGGTTTCAGGATAAATTTCATGGCCAGTTTGGAGCAATATGGGAACAAATGCATCAAGAAGTTGTTCTTGAGGGCGATGAACTTTTTCCAAAGAGGTACAAGAAAGTTAAAGCTAATCAATTCTAG
- the LOC102715733 gene encoding U-box domain-containing protein 21-like, with product MTRPRARARPGRLALFEIPLAVRRLAWRQQQDQQTAAEGGGDVPDHFLCPISLEMMRDPVTAPTGITYDRDGIEGWLELGRGACPVTGRPLRAEELVPNHATRRMIQEWCVANRAFGVERVPTPRVPVSGADAREVFEAVAAAARRGDGVACGKMVARARALGKESERNRRCFAAAGAARALAFAFSRLVAASDQAETRALEEILAALVVFFPLDEESRRCIASPASLDALVKIMSHGEPVARVSAVVVLREIASSSDSQCLEAMSKANAMYDALVKLVAKPVSPQATKAALVTAYYLVKNVEHAASRFVDLGVVELLVELLADADKGTTEKALAVLDSVLVTAKARDKAYAHALAVPVLAKKTMHVSDMATEFAVSALWRLCKNSPVDGGCTAEALQVGAFQKLLLLLQLGCEGITKERASELLKLLNASRDSAECIETADFKGLKRPFT from the coding sequence ATGACTCGccctcgcgcccgcgcccgcccgggCCGGCTGGCCCTGTTCGAGATCCCGCTCGCCGTGCGGCGGTTGGCttggcggcagcagcaggatCAGCAGACGGCggccgagggcggcggcgatgtgcCGGACCATTTCTTGTGCCCGATCTCGCTGGAGATGATGAGGGATCCCGTCACGGCGCCGACGGGGATCACGTACGACCGGGACGGCATCGAGGGGTGGCTGGAGCTTGGGCGTGGGGCGTGCCCCGTCACCGGCCGGCCGCTGAGGGCGGAGGAGCTGGTGCCCAACCACGCCACGCGGAGGATGATCCAGGAGTGGTGCGTCGCCAACAGGGCGTTCGGGGTGGAGCGCGTGCCCACGCCGCGCGTCCCGGTGTCCGGCGCCGACGCGCGCGAGGTCTTTGAGGctgtcgccgcggcggcgaggcgtggGGACGGGGTAGCGTGCGGGAAGATGGTGGCGAGGGCTAGGGCGCTCGGGAAGGAGAGCGAGCGCAACCGCCGgtgcttcgccgccgcgggcgccgcccgcgccctcgcgtTTGCTTTCTCGCGTCTCGTTGCTGCCTCCGACCAGGCGGAAACGCGCGCCCTTGAGGAGATCTTGGCCGCGCTGGTCGTCTTCTTCCCGCTCGACGAGGAGTCCAGGCGCTGCATTGCCTCCCCAGCGTCGCTGGACGCCCTCGTCAAAATCATGTCTCACGGCGAGCCGGTCGCGCGGGtcagcgccgtcgtcgtgctccGGGAGATCGCCTCCTCATCCGATAGTCAATGCCTCGAGGCAATGTCCAAGGCCAACGCCATGTACGACGCGCTCGTCAAGCTCGTCGCGAAGCCAGTCTCGCCGCAAGCCACCAAGGCCGCACTGGTCACCGCCTACTACCTCGTCAAAAACGTCGAACACGCGGCCTCCCGCTTCGTCGACCTCGGCGTGGTGGAGCTCCTCGTCGAGCTCCTGGCCGACGCCGACAAGGGCACGACGGAGAAGGCGCTCGCGGTGCTCGACAGCGTCCTCGTCACGGCCAAGGCCCGGGACAAGGCGTACGCGCACGCGCTGGCCGTGCCGGTGCTCGCGAAGAAGACGATGCACGTGTCCGACATGGCGACGGAGTTCGCCGTGTCGGCGCTGTGGCGGCTGTGCAAGAACTCCCCGGTCGACGGCGGGTGCACGGCCGAGGCGCTGCAGGTGGGCGCGTTCCAGAAGCTTCTGCTTCTTTTACAGCTCGGCTGCGAAGGCATCACCAAGGAGCGTGCCAGCGAGCTGCTCAAGCTTCTCAATGCATCGCGCGACAGCGCCGAGTGCATCGAGACGGCCGATTTCAAGGGGCTGAAGAGACCCTTCACTTGA